A stretch of Streptomyces vietnamensis DNA encodes these proteins:
- a CDS encoding right-handed parallel beta-helix repeat-containing protein — protein sequence MSWTSRTSWIRRFVSVLSVVLVALAAALFTAPLAQAHEERPVTLPDGSGSVPELRTGEPDLLVCKTDRADFERRISGFPAALKARNLALFARCARSGYRHLQQAVDAVDRSGMTIAILPGLYEEEPSLPPPTGACAGLKARKSALGYQILSYAQQKQCPHNQNLVAILGKKNLQIEGTGASRLDVVIDAKYQKLNAIRADGSDGVYFRNFTAQRTTFNSLYVLAADGFVIDDVLTRWNDEYGFLTFASDHGLYKNCESYGNGDSGIYPGSASNINNGRGYDVPRYSIEITGCRSHHNMVGYSGTAGDSVYVHDNEFDHNMGGASMDSAFPGHPGLPQNHAHFARNLIHDNNENYYPYVADGTCAKLPVDRGYERGVVCPQISMPPGTGIITAGGNWNLYEDNWVYGHQRAAFFLSAVPAFIRGESAWGKQTDTSHHNRYAGNHLGVDKAGHARPNRTDVWWDGQGGGNCWQSDAGAATPGAPPTCGARRGEVSGSTDRLVGEPVKLAQLLVCADYNVQARRLPTGCDWYGARGLQRVETQLALGTALVLALAGGALWWRRLRGSRLAGAATLLGLVGLALDVAGSTLALTPTLLPAVALLLMGVWWTLIGLALRPTRPVLAWTTVILGVLTLLDAFDKAVLMLPGIPVGPAWLRLLLGIVWVLWAVIAAGTRTPRPATPAPDRPETVTP from the coding sequence ATGTCGTGGACCTCGCGGACCTCGTGGATCCGAAGATTCGTCTCCGTGCTCTCGGTCGTGCTCGTGGCGCTCGCCGCGGCCCTGTTCACCGCTCCTCTCGCCCAGGCTCACGAGGAACGGCCCGTCACCCTCCCCGATGGCTCCGGCAGCGTGCCGGAACTCCGCACGGGCGAACCCGACCTCCTCGTCTGCAAGACCGACCGGGCCGACTTCGAGCGCCGGATCTCCGGCTTCCCGGCCGCCCTCAAGGCCCGCAACCTCGCCCTCTTCGCGCGCTGCGCCCGCAGCGGTTACCGCCATCTCCAGCAGGCCGTCGACGCCGTCGACCGGTCCGGCATGACCATCGCGATCCTCCCCGGCCTCTACGAGGAGGAGCCCTCCCTGCCGCCGCCCACCGGCGCCTGCGCCGGGCTCAAGGCCCGCAAGTCCGCGCTCGGCTACCAGATCCTCAGCTACGCCCAGCAGAAGCAGTGCCCGCACAACCAGAACCTGGTCGCGATCCTCGGCAAGAAGAACCTCCAGATCGAAGGCACCGGAGCCTCCCGCCTCGACGTCGTCATCGACGCCAAGTACCAGAAACTCAACGCCATCCGCGCCGACGGCTCCGACGGCGTCTACTTCCGCAACTTCACCGCCCAGCGCACCACCTTCAACTCGCTGTACGTCCTCGCCGCCGACGGCTTCGTCATCGACGACGTCCTCACCCGCTGGAACGACGAGTACGGCTTCCTGACCTTCGCCTCCGACCACGGCCTCTACAAGAACTGCGAGTCCTACGGGAACGGCGACTCCGGCATCTACCCCGGCTCGGCCTCCAACATCAACAACGGCCGCGGCTACGACGTCCCCCGCTACTCCATCGAGATCACCGGCTGCCGCAGCCACCACAACATGGTCGGCTACTCCGGCACCGCCGGGGACTCCGTCTATGTCCACGACAACGAGTTCGACCACAACATGGGCGGCGCCTCCATGGACTCCGCCTTCCCCGGCCACCCCGGACTCCCGCAGAACCACGCCCACTTCGCACGCAACCTGATCCACGACAACAACGAGAACTACTACCCGTACGTCGCCGACGGCACCTGCGCCAAGCTCCCCGTCGACCGCGGCTACGAGCGGGGCGTCGTCTGCCCCCAGATCTCCATGCCGCCCGGCACCGGCATCATCACCGCCGGCGGCAACTGGAACCTGTACGAGGACAACTGGGTCTACGGCCACCAGCGCGCCGCCTTCTTCCTCAGCGCCGTCCCCGCCTTCATCCGCGGCGAGTCCGCCTGGGGCAAGCAGACCGACACCTCCCACCACAACCGCTACGCCGGCAACCACCTCGGCGTCGACAAGGCCGGCCACGCCCGCCCCAACCGCACCGACGTGTGGTGGGACGGCCAGGGCGGCGGCAACTGCTGGCAGTCCGACGCCGGCGCCGCCACCCCCGGCGCCCCGCCCACCTGCGGAGCCCGCCGCGGCGAGGTCTCCGGCAGCACCGACCGGCTCGTCGGCGAACCCGTCAAACTCGCCCAGCTCCTCGTCTGCGCCGACTACAACGTCCAGGCGCGCCGCCTCCCGACCGGCTGCGACTGGTACGGCGCCCGGGGCCTCCAGCGCGTCGAGACCCAACTCGCCCTCGGCACCGCCCTCGTCCTCGCCCTCGCCGGCGGCGCCCTCTGGTGGCGCCGACTGCGCGGCAGCCGCCTCGCCGGCGCGGCCACCCTCCTCGGCCTCGTGGGCCTCGCCCTCGACGTGGCCGGCTCCACCCTCGCCCTCACCCCGACCCTCCTTCCCGCCGTCGCACTGCTCCTCATGGGCGTCTGGTGGACCCTCATCGGCCTCGCCCTGCGCCCCACCCGCCCCGTCCTCGCCTGGACCACCGTGATCCTGGGCGTCCTCACCCTGCTCGACGCCTTCGACAAGGCGGTCCTCATGCTCCCCGGCATCCCCGTCGGCCCCGCCTGGCTCCGCCTCCTCCTCGGCATCGTCTGGGTCCTCTGGGCGGTCATCGCGGCCGGCACCCGCACCCCCCGCCCAGCCACCCCCGCACCCGACCGCCCGGAAACGGTGACCCCATGA